A region from the Desulfonatronum thioautotrophicum genome encodes:
- a CDS encoding adenylyl-sulfate kinase, whose protein sequence is MPRDNQAYPPVSIAVQGCQNVVAYRGEVRRENREKLLEQTSMVMWFTGLSGSGKSTIAHAVEERLHAMGRLTYVFDGDNVRQGLCRDLSFSSYYYEYCWSQRPSQEEEVVSWKPGR, encoded by the coding sequence ATGCCCAGAGATAATCAAGCATATCCGCCGGTTTCAATCGCCGTCCAGGGATGTCAAAATGTTGTTGCGTATCGGGGTGAGGTGCGGCGTGAGAATAGGGAGAAGCTGCTTGAGCAGACCAGCATGGTGATGTGGTTCACGGGGCTGTCTGGATCGGGCAAGTCGACCATTGCCCATGCGGTGGAGGAGCGGCTGCATGCCATGGGCAGGCTGACCTATGTTTTTGACGGGGACAATGTTCGTCAGGGGTTGTGTCGGGACTTGAGTTTTTCGTCCTACTATTATGAGTATTGCTGGTCTCAGAGACCCAGCCAGGAAGAGGAGGTTGTGTCGTGGAAACCAGGGCGATAA
- a CDS encoding UPF0175 family protein, whose translation METRAITYDLPVGVFSALRKTPEELKRDMLIVAGVKWYEMGYVSQEKAAELAGLCREDFLMALSRYNVSPFQYSADEVMQEAGYE comes from the coding sequence GTGGAAACCAGGGCGATAACTTATGATCTGCCGGTTGGCGTTTTTTCAGCCTTGCGCAAGACGCCGGAAGAATTGAAAAGAGATATGCTCATTGTTGCTGGCGTGAAATGGTACGAGATGGGGTATGTATCCCAGGAAAAGGCAGCGGAACTGGCAGGCTTATGCAGGGAAGATTTCCTGATGGCTCTTTCCAGATATAATGTTTCTCCATTTCAATATTCTGCCGACGAAGTAATGCAAGAAGCCGGTTATGAGTAG